The following are encoded in a window of Littorina saxatilis isolate snail1 unplaced genomic scaffold, US_GU_Lsax_2.0 scaffold_959, whole genome shotgun sequence genomic DNA:
- the LOC138954476 gene encoding paraneoplastic antigen Ma3 homolog, protein MATGGTTTSGDHDRVIAELQRQLQDLQSHYESELKHLSGRMDTEREVNVQVQPPPSLPKLKVFTGLPATSTQETSFEAWKRQASEVNDDVLVIDKVGLLKRSLKGAAHEHVRGKNYATVDDLIKDLDKLFGELKSAEEMYLELCQSRMMKTQTKADFLMTLSTKMKEVQKTAGFSNEEYQRRLYYAFSKGLIDSLFALELRNKFGMPGDTKPAFSDLYRYVRQIEGLEAGKQKAQVGAHAAPSPPPDFTQERTEAPQQQGRRKIYCYKCGENGHFYRDCTKPANARLVVQKEQDRRRQENEWRRRKGLPELPLN, encoded by the coding sequence ATGGCGACCGGAGGAACTACTACCTCTGGTGACCACGACAGGGTAATCGCCGAACTCCAGCGACAACTCCAGGACTTACAGTCTCATTATGAGAGTGAACTCAAACATCTGTCTGGGAGAATGGACACAGAGCGAGAGGTGAACGTACAAGTGCAACCACCTCCGTCACTACCCAAGCTGAAGGTTTTCACTGGCTTACCAGCCACATCAACACAGGAAACTTCCTTCGAAGCATGGAAACGTCAAGCATCTGAAGTCAATGATGACGTTTTGGTCATAGACAAAGTGGGCCTACTGAAAAGAAGTCTGAAGGGGGCAGCGCATGAACATGTGAGAGGAAAAAACTATGCAACTGTGGATGACCTGATCAAGGACCTCGATAAGCTGTTTGGAGAACTGAAGTCAGCTGAAGAGATGTATCTGGAACTGTGCCAGTCAAGAATGATGAAAACTCAGACAAAGGCAGATTTCCTCATGACTCTGTCTACAAAGATGAAAGAAGTTCAGAAGACTGCAGGTTTTTCCAATGAAGAATACCAGAGACGTCTCTACTATGCTTTCTCCAAGGGATTGATCGACTCTTTGTTTGCACTAGAGTTGAGGAACAAGTTCGGGATGCCGGGCGACACAAAACCTGCGTTCTCCGACTTGTATCGTTATGTGCGTCAAATTGAGGGACTTGAGGCAGGAAAACAAAAGGCTCAGGTTGGGGCGCACGCAGCGCCATCACCACCTCCTGACTTCACGCAGGAGCGGACGGAGGCTCCACAACAGCAGGGCAGAAGAAAGATTTATTGCTACAAATGTGGTGAAAATGGACATTTCTATCGGGACTGTACTAAGCCCGCTAATGCACGCCTTGTTGTGCAGAAAGAACAAGATAGGCGAAGACAAGAGAACGAGTGGCGGAGAAGAAAGGGACTCCCAGAACTCCCTTTAAACTGA